A stretch of DNA from Pseudomonadota bacterium:
TACAATCTTTAGATGCCAGAAAAGTCTTCATTTGCGATTAAAATATGCAGCATAACTGACGTTGATCTATTTTGTCTATTTGCCTTGGAAATGCTCTGTTTGAAAAGAAATACTAATATACATTAGTCTATATAAATAAAAAATATTGTCAATAGTTTATAAGCCAATGTTTATAAGCCAATGCCGTTGAATTAAGCGGGTTGCCTGTATGCTGAATGAATTTTTTTATTTCGCTTTTTGATGTTGCGTTCATAACTTCTTCCCGGTCTGACTGATTCAAGACAGGGTCGCATCTTAATTATTAAATGTTTGTAAAGGAGTAAAAAGAAAGTGGCTCAGATGATGAATATCTATTGAACTCTAATAATCAGATTTGTTCTCAATAACCCAGAACCACAAGGAGACTTTTTCTATTTTTCAGGTCGCTGCCATACAGATTACACCCGTTTTAGGAGACGTTCGGACTAACTTGAAAAGAGGAATTCAATTTATGCGGCAAGTATCCAATGACGCGGACTTAATTGTTTTTCCTGAACTCTGGACAACCGGATACTACTTATCAAAACAGGCTTTTCAACAATTAGCCGAAACACAAGATGGACCGACAATTAACACCCTTAGAGAAGAAGCCTTGAGGTCAAATTCAGTCATTATAAGTTCTTTTGCGGAAAAGGACAGTGAAGGATGTCTGTATATTTCGGCTACTATTATTGATCAAAAAGGGGAGTTGCTCGGTATTGTTCGTAAAAGCCTTTTATGGAGTCGAGAAAATGAAATATTTGAGATGGGGGAAATCAAGTATCCTATCTTTCAAACAATACATGCTAAAATTGGTGTTTTAATCTGTTATGAAATGGAATTCCCAGAACCATCCAGGCTGATGGCTTTAGAAGGGGCAGAACTGATTGTTTGCCCTTCTGTATGGAGTGTGGCGGCTTCCAGGCGATGGGATATTCAACTGCCAGCCCGTGCTCTTGATAACACTATTTTTATTTTGGGGGTCAATACTGTTGGAAATAATAGTTGCGGTAAAAGTAAACTCGTTGGGCCAATGGGTGACATTCTATCAGAGGCTTCTGATTCCAGAGAGGAAGTATTGTTAAGAGCTGTCGATATCAAATCTCTATATTGGGCTCGCGATGAAAATCGATACCTTGAAGATTATCGAACGAAGTTGACACCAGGTGGTAAAAAAATTCCCATACCCATTATTTAATAACACAAAATTATTATTGGAGGCCATATTTGATTAATCTGCATGAAATTGAAAAAAAAATCAATGACGTTGATACAATGCAAATCTTTACAACCGATCTTAATGGCAGACCTGTAACCATACAGGTTCATGTAGGGGATATCGAAACATTTTTCAAAAAAGGAGTCGGTTTTGATGGAAGCTCTGTCCCTGGCTATGGGACTGTGGATGATAGCGATAAATTATTAATTCCCCTTCCGGAAACCTTTAGAAAAGTTGAATTTAAACAAGAAACACTTGGCTTTCTAATCGGTAAAATTAACGAAGAATATGGTGAGCGATCCCTTCTTGATCCAAGATCATTATTGGAAAAAGTGGTTAAACAAGCTGAAGATGAATTTGGTCTTTATTTTTTAACTGCTCCTGAACATGAATTTTTTCTATTAACCACGGATGAATTCAGCAAAGATAGCCACACAGACAATGCAGGTTATTTCCATGCTGATCCCCGGGATAAAGGCGAAGTAGTAAAAAAAGAAATTGTTGCTGTATTAAAAAGATGTGGCATTCAGTTTGAAAAAATGCATCACGAGGTCACTCCATCTCAACACGAAATCAACCTCGGTGCGCTCGATCCAATCAAGACAGCAGATAGAACCATTCTTTTTTCTTACATCACCAAACGAGTTGCTTATGCACATGATTTGCACGCTACGTTCATGCCCAAACCATTTAACGGTCACTATAGAAACAACAGAAATGCAAAAGTCAATTGGCAATTTACGACTGAAGATGCCAGGATAAAACTCTCTCGGCTTTATCCGACACTTGATGAATGACATGACACTAAATAACTATTTGATGGTTTAGCATAAGATGATCTGAAATTTTTCATATATCTTACCTCCTAA
This window harbors:
- a CDS encoding nitrilase → MFQVAAIQITPVLGDVRTNLKRGIQFMRQVSNDADLIVFPELWTTGYYLSKQAFQQLAETQDGPTINTLREEALRSNSVIISSFAEKDSEGCLYISATIIDQKGELLGIVRKSLLWSRENEIFEMGEIKYPIFQTIHAKIGVLICYEMEFPEPSRLMALEGAELIVCPSVWSVAASRRWDIQLPARALDNTIFILGVNTVGNNSCGKSKLVGPMGDILSEASDSREEVLLRAVDIKSLYWARDENRYLEDYRTKLTPGGKKIPIPII
- a CDS encoding glutamine synthetase beta-grasp domain-containing protein, with translation MINLHEIEKKINDVDTMQIFTTDLNGRPVTIQVHVGDIETFFKKGVGFDGSSVPGYGTVDDSDKLLIPLPETFRKVEFKQETLGFLIGKINEEYGERSLLDPRSLLEKVVKQAEDEFGLYFLTAPEHEFFLLTTDEFSKDSHTDNAGYFHADPRDKGEVVKKEIVAVLKRCGIQFEKMHHEVTPSQHEINLGALDPIKTADRTILFSYITKRVAYAHDLHATFMPKPFNGHYRNNRNAKVNWQFTTEDARIKLSRLYPTLDE